Within Kutzneria chonburiensis, the genomic segment GGTAGCCGTAGCGCTGGCCCGGTCCGATGCCCGGGAGGTAGCCGTGGTGCACGAAACCGTCCACCTCGGGCAGCCGCACCACCGTCTCCGTGCCGTCCGCCTCGAACAGGCACAGGTCGACGTACTCGGCCACCTCCGAGAACAGCGCGAAGTTCGTGCCGGCGCCGTCGTACGACGCGCCGAGCGGGTAGGAGTTGCCCGGCCACGGACGCATTGCCGCTCCTTCCAGCGTTGGTGCCGAACGATCAAATCATCCAGCCGGTCACCGGGCCACTGAACCATGAAAGTGACAGCCTGGTGTGGTGGGCGAAGAGTTCGACCGGTTCGCCGGTCAGTGGTGGCGGCCCGACGGTCCGTTCGCGATGCTGCACTGGCTCGCCGCCGCCCGGGGAGCACTTGTGCCACTCGCGGAGCGACCTGGGGCGTTGCTCGTCGATCTCGGCTGTGGCGGCGGGCTGCTCGCACCCCATGTCGCCGGCCTCGGCTACCGCCATGTCGGCGTGGATCTGGTCGACAGCGCGTTGTGGGAGGCCCGCGCACACGGTGTCGTGCCGATCAAGGGTGATGTGCTTCACGTGCCATTGGGTGACGGGTGTGCCGATGTTGTCGTCGCGGGCGAGATCCTGGAGCACGTGGCCGACCTCGACACGGCGGTCAGCGAGGCCTGCCGGCTGCTGCGGCCGGGCGGTCGGCTGGTGCTGGACACCCTGGCCGACACGTACCTGGCCCGGTTGCTGGCCGTCACGCTGGCCGAGCGGGTGCCGGGAGTGCCGCGGGGCCTGCACGACCCGGCGCTGTTCGTGAACCGCGAGCGGCTGGTCCGGTTGTGCGCGGCGGCCGGTGTGCCACTGTCGCTACGGGGTATTCGACCGTCCGTGCCCCAGCTCATCCGGTGGCTGCCGCGCCGAACGGGCAGGGTGGAGCTGGTGCCGTCGGCGTCGACGGCCGTTCTGTTCCAGGGCCGGGGGATTAAGGAGGCGGGATGACCGCCGTGAGCATCGCCGGCATGGGGCGGGCGCTGCCGGCCGCCGTGTCGCAGCACGAGCTGTGGGACGGCTACTTCCGGCAGCGCGTGGACTCACCCGGCTTCGGCGAGCGGATCTTCGCCAACTCCGGCGTCGTCCGCCGGCATGCCGCGGTGAATCCGCTGGTCGAGGACGTGTCGCGATGGTCGACCGGGCAGCGGATGAGTCGCTACCTGGCCGAGGCCGTGCCGTTGGGGTCCGGCGCGGTGTCGTCGGCGCTGGCGGAGGCTGGGATTGCCGCGTCGGAGGTCGGGCTGTTCGCCGTCGCCTCGTGCACCGGGTACGTCAGTCCTGGCGTGGACGTGCACGTGGCGGCGGAGCTCGGGATGCCGGTTGACCTGCGGCGACTGGTGTTCGGGCACATGGGCTGCTACGCCGCGATTCCCGCGTTGGGGGCGGTGTCGGACTACGTTGCCGCGCGCGGTCGGCCGGCCGTGCTGCTCAACGTGGAGATCACGTCGCTGCACGTGCAGCCCTCGTTGTCGCGGGACCAGGTCGTGGCTCACGCCCTGTTCAGCGACGCCGCCGTCGCCACCGTGCTCACGCCCGGTAGTGGTCTGGAGGTCGTGGACCTGGTGGCGCTGACCGATCCCGGCACGCCCGACCACATGACCTGGGACGTCACCGACCTGGGGTTTCGTATGGGCCTGTCACCCAAGGTGCCCGACGTGCTGGCCGTGCAT encodes:
- a CDS encoding methyltransferase domain-containing protein encodes the protein MGEEFDRFAGQWWRPDGPFAMLHWLAAARGALVPLAERPGALLVDLGCGGGLLAPHVAGLGYRHVGVDLVDSALWEARAHGVVPIKGDVLHVPLGDGCADVVVAGEILEHVADLDTAVSEACRLLRPGGRLVLDTLADTYLARLLAVTLAERVPGVPRGLHDPALFVNRERLVRLCAAAGVPLSLRGIRPSVPQLIRWLPRRTGRVELVPSASTAVLFQGRGIKEAG
- a CDS encoding type III polyketide synthase, with the translated sequence MTAVSIAGMGRALPAAVSQHELWDGYFRQRVDSPGFGERIFANSGVVRRHAAVNPLVEDVSRWSTGQRMSRYLAEAVPLGSGAVSSALAEAGIAASEVGLFAVASCTGYVSPGVDVHVAAELGMPVDLRRLVFGHMGCYAAIPALGAVSDYVAARGRPAVLLNVEITSLHVQPSLSRDQVVAHALFSDAAVATVLTPGSGLEVVDLVALTDPGTPDHMTWDVTDLGFRMGLSPKVPDVLAVHLRPAVSELLRRNGVDSVAGWAVHPGGPRILETVEDVLGLPPDALDASRAVLAEHGNCSSATVLLVLQRLLAVDGPIVLLAFGPGLTLYALLLRHQ